Below is a window of Gemmatimonadaceae bacterium DNA.
TCGGGCTGACGCGGCAGAAGGTGAACTACCACCTCCGGGCGCTCGAGGCGCACGGGCTGGTGCGGCTGGCCGGCGAGCGGAAGTGGGGCGGGCTGACGGAGCGACTCGTCGTGGCGACCGCGGCGTCCTACGTCGTGTCGCCGGGTGCGCTGGGGCCCATCGCCGCCGATCCGGGCCGCACCGTGGACCGTCTTTCCGCCAGCTACCTCATCGCACTCGGCGCGCGCGTGGTGCGCGAGGTGGGCGACCTCGTGCGGCGCGCGACCGACACCGGCAAGCGGCTCGCCACGCTCTCGGTGGATACCGAGATCCGTTTCCGGTCGCCGGCCGAGCGGGCCGACTTCAGCAGAGAGCTCACCGAAGCCATCGCGACACTCGTGTCGAAGTACCACGATGGCTCCGCCCCCGGCGGCCGCGCGCATCGGCTGGTGATCCTGGCGCACCCACTTCCACAGCAATCCGAACCCAGGGAGCTGCAATGAGCATCAGCACGGACGCCAGCGGACGCCGGTCCATCGCGATCGAGGTCGAGGTACACGGGACACCGGACGAAGTCTGGGCCGCCATCGCCACCGGTCCCGGCATCTCGTCATGGTTCATGCCCGCCGTGGTCGAGGAGCGCGACGGTGCGCCGGTGGCCTTCACGCTCACCTTCGGGCCGGGCATGGCGTCGCGCTCGGAGGTGACCGAGTGGGATGCGCCGCGGAAGCTCACGCGTGAATCGCCGGGCTGGATCCCGGGCTCACCGCCCATCGCGAACGAGTGGATCGTCGAGGCACGCGCCGGCGGCACCTGCATCGTGCGCATCGTGCACAGCCTGTTCGCCAGCACGGACGACTGGGACAAC
It encodes the following:
- a CDS encoding helix-turn-helix transcriptional regulator: MFDIQVIDSPAAATAALEPIRSRLLSEMAEPASAATLASRVGLTRQKVNYHLRALEAHGLVRLAGERKWGGLTERLVVATAASYVVSPGALGPIAADPGRTVDRLSASYLIALGARVVREVGDLVRRATDTGKRLATLSVDTEIRFRSPAERADFSRELTEAIATLVSKYHDGSAPGGRAHRLVILAHPLPQQSEPRELQ